The Sphingomonas sanxanigenens DSM 19645 = NX02 genome includes a region encoding these proteins:
- a CDS encoding AMP nucleosidase: MSTNAERADAAALVAELERLYSTAVDRLRDALADFIANGVRPTAEQRRDGSFAYPEIRIRFQGDNGLVVPPRSYGRLVTPGEYAISVTRPALFADYLIEQLELLIEDYGVTVEVRPGRQEIPFPYVLDPGHDLSLEGISALDLARWFPATELAHIGDEIADGTMLAGDQPRPLALFDGLRTDFSLARLRHYTGTPSEHVQRYILFTNYHRYVDEFVRWACDQLQDPDTPYTALSGAGGLMVTADTSDPERVVADSAWRRHQMPAYHLIAPDRTGITLVNIGVGPSNAKTITDHLAVVRPEAWLMIGHCGGLRPSQRIGDYVLAHAYLRDDHVLDDVLPPEIPVPAIAEVQLALAHAAEIVSGETQDALKRRLRTGTIVTTDDRNWELRYSRSALRFSQSRAVGIDMESATIAAQGYRFRVPYGTLLCVSDKPLHGELKLPGQANRFYERAINEHMLIGIEACEQLRREGAKLHSRKLRAFNEPPFR, from the coding sequence GTCAACGAACGCCGAAAGAGCTGACGCCGCCGCCCTCGTTGCCGAGCTCGAGCGGCTCTATTCTACAGCCGTCGATCGGCTGCGCGATGCATTGGCGGATTTCATCGCCAATGGCGTTCGCCCTACGGCGGAACAGCGCCGCGACGGCAGCTTCGCCTATCCTGAGATCCGCATCCGTTTTCAGGGCGACAACGGCCTTGTCGTGCCGCCGAGATCCTATGGCCGGCTGGTGACGCCCGGGGAATATGCGATCAGCGTCACCCGCCCTGCCCTGTTCGCCGATTATCTGATCGAGCAGCTGGAACTGCTGATCGAGGATTATGGCGTCACTGTCGAGGTCCGACCCGGCCGGCAGGAAATCCCCTTCCCCTACGTGCTCGATCCGGGCCACGATCTCTCGCTCGAGGGGATCAGCGCGCTGGACCTCGCCCGCTGGTTCCCGGCGACCGAGCTGGCGCATATCGGCGATGAGATTGCCGACGGCACGATGCTCGCGGGCGATCAGCCGCGGCCGCTGGCGCTGTTCGACGGCCTGCGCACCGATTTCTCGCTCGCGCGGCTGCGCCACTACACCGGCACCCCGTCCGAGCATGTCCAGCGCTATATCCTGTTCACCAACTACCACCGCTATGTGGACGAGTTCGTCCGCTGGGCGTGCGACCAGCTTCAGGATCCCGATACGCCCTATACCGCGCTGTCGGGCGCCGGCGGGCTGATGGTGACCGCGGACACCAGCGATCCCGAGCGTGTGGTGGCGGACAGCGCGTGGCGCCGGCACCAGATGCCCGCTTACCATCTGATCGCACCCGACCGCACCGGCATCACGCTGGTCAATATCGGCGTCGGCCCGTCCAACGCGAAGACGATCACCGACCATCTGGCGGTCGTCCGCCCCGAAGCCTGGCTGATGATCGGCCACTGCGGCGGACTGCGCCCCAGCCAGCGCATCGGCGACTATGTGCTGGCGCACGCCTATCTGCGTGACGATCATGTGCTCGACGATGTGCTGCCGCCGGAGATCCCGGTGCCGGCGATCGCCGAGGTTCAGCTGGCACTTGCGCATGCCGCGGAGATCGTCTCGGGCGAAACGCAGGACGCGCTCAAGCGCCGGTTGCGCACGGGCACCATCGTCACCACCGATGATCGCAACTGGGAATTGCGCTACAGCCGCTCGGCGCTGCGCTTCTCGCAGTCGCGCGCGGTCGGCATCGACATGGAATCGGCGACGATCGCGGCGCAGGGCTATCGCTTCCGCGTTCCCTACGGCACCCTGTTGTGCGTGTCGGACAAGCCGCTGCACGGCGAGCTCAAGCTGCCGGGTCAGGCCAACCGCTTCTACGAGCGGGCGATCAACGAACATATGCTGATCGGCATCGAGGCCTGCGAGCAGCTCCGCCGCGAAGGTGCCAAGCTGCACAGCCGCAAGCTGCGCGCGTTCAACGAGCCGCCGTTCCGCTGA